A genomic window from Erythrobacter sp. BLCC-B19 includes:
- a CDS encoding cysteine protease StiP domain-containing protein: protein MRGFSGSYAPEDVTFLLKPAEVALTDVAQKEALIQSGARHYSEMLSEERLPDARYFELYRAALARNGGRLRADVETLADAIAARPATARSCTLISLARAGTPIGVLLRRALVRRGIDTAHYSISIIRGRGIDRVALAHIAAARGTADAVFVDGWTGKGAITGELHASLGDGATGFAPFLAVIADPAGCASLAATAQDYLIPSGILGGIVSGLVSRSVLSDALVGAGEFHACRILAEHADADQSRAFVDAVEAARLPDGAAHPGWSAAQAPADNAACTALVEGVMAEFAVTNLNRIKPGIAEATRAVLRRVPQAVFVADRTDPEVAHLLHLAAQVDVSVLERELGNYRAVTLIAKAGD from the coding sequence ATGCGCGGTTTTTCCGGCTCCTATGCGCCTGAGGATGTGACCTTCCTTCTCAAGCCCGCAGAGGTCGCGCTGACCGACGTGGCTCAGAAGGAGGCGCTGATCCAGTCGGGCGCGCGGCATTATTCGGAAATGCTGTCGGAGGAACGCCTGCCTGATGCGCGCTATTTCGAACTCTACCGCGCCGCGCTGGCGCGCAATGGCGGGCGGCTGCGGGCGGATGTCGAAACGCTGGCCGATGCCATCGCTGCGCGCCCCGCTACGGCGCGAAGCTGCACCCTGATCTCGCTCGCCCGCGCGGGGACGCCCATTGGCGTGCTGCTGCGCCGCGCGCTGGTGCGGCGCGGGATCGATACCGCGCATTATTCGATCAGCATCATCCGGGGCCGGGGGATCGACCGGGTGGCGCTCGCCCACATTGCCGCTGCGCGGGGCACCGCTGATGCCGTGTTCGTCGATGGCTGGACGGGCAAGGGCGCGATCACCGGGGAGTTGCACGCGAGCCTTGGCGATGGCGCGACCGGCTTTGCCCCCTTCCTCGCGGTCATCGCCGATCCGGCCGGCTGCGCCAGCCTTGCCGCCACCGCGCAGGACTATCTCATCCCCTCGGGCATCCTCGGCGGGATCGTCTCGGGGCTGGTCAGCCGCTCGGTGCTGTCCGATGCGCTGGTGGGCGCGGGCGAGTTCCACGCCTGCCGCATCCTTGCCGAACACGCCGACGCCGACCAGTCGCGCGCCTTTGTCGATGCGGTCGAGGCGGCGCGCCTGCCGGACGGTGCGGCCCATCCCGGCTGGAGCGCCGCGCAGGCTCCCGCCGACAACGCCGCCTGCACCGCGCTGGTCGAGGGGGTGATGGCCGAATTTGCCGTCACCAATCTCAACCGCATCAAGCCCGGCATCGCCGAGGCCACCCGCGCGGTGCTGCGCCGGGTTCCGCAAGCGGTGTTCGTGGCCGATCGGACTGACCCGGAAGTGGCGCATTTGTTGCACCTTGCCGCACAAGTTGACGTCAGCGTCCTCGAACGGGAACTTGGTAACTACCGCGCCGTAACACTGATTGCGAAAGCAGGAGACTGA
- a CDS encoding HpcH/HpaI aldolase/citrate lyase family protein — protein MTKAVELGATLYIPVQHPRLADVLAGANPDLRSVVICLEDSLHEADVGAAQAVFGAILRMLEAAPPRLIAYARPRNPAMLSWMQTHPGIERLAGFVLPKITTANIAGWLARLERPEHGIMPTIESAEAFDRAALMQMAGTLAPLGERVHAVRIGGNDILNLLGVRRSRHRTAYDGPLGLAIATMASVFLPEGLALSAPVFEHYAQTDLLREEVARDLEHGLLTKTAIHPSQVAIIHEALRPLASEVEEARAILAREARAVFGHAGSMCEPTTHARWAAGVLDRVAVHGVAETAPGRPRKPTRAA, from the coding sequence ATGACCAAAGCGGTCGAACTGGGCGCGACGCTCTATATCCCGGTGCAGCACCCGCGCCTCGCGGACGTGCTGGCCGGGGCCAATCCTGATTTGCGCTCGGTGGTGATCTGCCTTGAGGATTCGCTCCACGAGGCTGACGTCGGTGCGGCGCAGGCGGTGTTTGGCGCGATCCTGCGGATGCTGGAGGCCGCGCCGCCGCGCCTGATCGCCTATGCCCGGCCGCGCAATCCCGCAATGCTCAGCTGGATGCAGACGCATCCGGGGATCGAGCGCTTGGCGGGATTTGTCCTGCCCAAGATCACCACCGCCAATATTGCCGGTTGGCTGGCGCGGCTGGAGCGGCCCGAACACGGGATCATGCCCACCATCGAAAGCGCCGAGGCCTTCGACCGCGCGGCACTGATGCAGATGGCTGGCACCCTCGCCCCGCTGGGCGAGCGCGTCCATGCGGTCAGGATCGGCGGGAACGACATCCTCAACCTGCTCGGCGTGCGCCGCTCGCGCCACCGCACCGCCTATGACGGGCCTCTGGGCCTCGCGATTGCGACCATGGCCAGCGTCTTCCTGCCCGAGGGGCTCGCGCTCTCGGCCCCGGTGTTCGAACACTACGCCCAGACCGACCTGCTGCGCGAGGAAGTCGCGCGCGATCTGGAGCATGGCCTGCTCACCAAGACCGCGATCCACCCCTCGCAGGTCGCGATCATCCACGAAGCGCTGCGCCCACTGGCGAGCGAGGTCGAGGAAGCCCGCGCGATCCTTGCGCGCGAGGCCCGCGCGGTGTTCGGGCACGCGGGCAGTATGTGCGAGCCGACGACCCATGCTCGCTGGGCGGCGGGCGTGCTGGATCGGGTTGCGGTGCATGGCGTTGCGGAGACAGCGCCCGGCCGCCCACGCAAGCCCACCCGGGCTGCCTGA
- a CDS encoding toxic anion resistance protein, which produces MTAITKRRHAELAGQAMKFVAELLLIEPLSPAFDHKLEGIEALGRDAITSLAARQAASLAPVAPPKTEAIARAIAALRALAESLAPLREGNLSGGGKRFGLFAAKPDPAAYFRRYLAAQGQIEEALASLTRERDALLRANTALATERAGLAAPLAALAEHALFAEEVALTLAARAEALAAREPMTARRLQSDALHVVRTRQRDIAEAQALAQQAVAVRAVVTETNARLVEAIEQTTAMMVQVLRTAIAAARTLAQQELVLDRIASLNRAASNLITEDAPVPTDASAAALQEAFVRLTDALDRLDGERAAISGLSPR; this is translated from the coding sequence GTGACCGCGATCACCAAACGCCGCCACGCCGAACTGGCCGGGCAGGCGATGAAATTCGTCGCCGAGCTGCTGTTGATCGAGCCCTTGAGCCCCGCCTTCGATCACAAGCTCGAAGGCATCGAGGCGCTCGGGCGCGACGCGATCACCAGCCTCGCCGCGCGGCAGGCAGCGAGCCTCGCCCCGGTCGCTCCGCCCAAGACCGAGGCCATCGCCCGCGCCATCGCCGCCCTGCGCGCGCTGGCCGAGAGCCTTGCGCCCTTGCGCGAGGGCAATCTGTCCGGCGGGGGCAAGCGCTTCGGCCTGTTCGCCGCCAAGCCTGACCCGGCGGCCTATTTCCGCCGCTACCTGGCCGCGCAGGGCCAGATCGAGGAGGCGCTCGCCAGCCTCACCCGCGAACGCGACGCCCTGCTGCGCGCCAATACCGCGCTGGCGACCGAGCGGGCGGGCCTGGCCGCGCCGCTTGCGGCGCTGGCCGAACACGCGCTGTTTGCCGAGGAGGTCGCCCTCACCCTCGCCGCGCGGGCCGAGGCGCTCGCGGCGCGCGAGCCGATGACAGCGCGGCGGCTGCAATCGGACGCGCTCCATGTCGTGCGCACCCGCCAGCGCGACATCGCCGAGGCGCAGGCCTTGGCGCAGCAGGCGGTGGCGGTGCGCGCGGTCGTGACCGAAACCAATGCGCGCCTCGTCGAAGCCATCGAGCAGACCACCGCGATGATGGTGCAGGTGCTGCGCACCGCCATCGCCGCCGCGCGCACCTTGGCGCAGCAGGAGCTGGTGCTTGACCGGATCGCGAGCCTCAACCGCGCGGCGAGCAACCTCATCACCGAGGATGCACCCGTCCCCACCGACGCCAGCGCCGCCGCCTTGCAGGAGGCCTTCGTGCGCTTGACCGATGCGCTCGACCGGCTCGATGGCGAGCGCGCGGCGATCAGCGGTCTTTCGCCGCGCTGA
- a CDS encoding YciI family protein gives MFCFHCRDGEDGGRLRAIHRPAHLEFVHANAEHFVIVGPLKRADGLIIGSLLIVKAEDEAAARAILADDPYLTGGVWQLIRVDEFTPLLGDWA, from the coding sequence ATGTTCTGCTTTCACTGCCGCGACGGCGAAGACGGCGGCCGCCTGCGCGCGATCCACCGGCCCGCGCATCTCGAATTCGTCCACGCCAATGCCGAGCACTTCGTGATCGTCGGCCCTTTGAAACGCGCCGACGGGCTGATCATCGGATCACTGCTGATCGTGAAGGCCGAAGACGAGGCCGCCGCGCGGGCGATACTGGCGGACGATCCCTACCTCACCGGCGGGGTGTGGCAGCTGATCCGGGTGGACGAGTTTACCCCGCTGCTTGGCGACTGGGCCTAG
- the putA gene encoding bifunctional proline dehydrogenase/L-glutamate gamma-semialdehyde dehydrogenase PutA, translating to MADFSPAPAIDRTDLSRAYRQDEEACIAERLEQAAPAAKVHPQAAALAVQLIEGARGKKASGIDAFLQQYGLDTEEGIALMCLAEALLRVPDAATADALIKDKIGQIDWGEHLGESSSTFVNAATFSLMLTGEVLDPPDARQKGLGSAFKRAMNRLGEPVIRTATGQAMKILGGQFVFGRTIDEALKRAAPERARGITHSFDMLGEAAMTFDDAEKYRLAYESALARLAREAGAGVAGSPGISVKLSALHPKYNFFHADAAKAAMVPVIRDLAIKARDADIHFTIDAEEAERLELSMDIIEELVADDDLFRRADGSRWEGFGLAIQAYQKRGIWVCDWAGKLARRHGRKLFVRLVKGAYWDSEVKLAQVGGYTDYPVFTRKVATDVSYLACAARLFEHSDVIRPAFATHNAYTIGAIKHLAAGKPFEFQRLHGMGEEVYDALHALEGNQRTPVRIYAPVGGHKELLAYLVRRLLENGANTSFVNRMGDADIPATELVGDPVAELAAMNPRRNPAIPLPAAIFGKRQNSAGIDLSDPLVRGPLMERLAALAKTTWSAQPTFALADAGPVTTITAPQDRNHTVGTARAASPAEIDHAFGAAAAIQPGWDALGGEARALLLENAADLFEAHTAEFLSLCQREAGKTLLDSVLELREAVDFLRYYAAEARRQFSAPMMLPGPTGEENSLSLHGRGVFVTIAPWNFPLAIFIGMAAAGIAAGNAVLVKPAPQTPLIAALAVTLCHQAGIPPEVLQLIPGGSEVGAGLTADPRCAGVAFTGSTATARAINRALAMRDGPIATLIAETGGQNAMIVDSSALPEQVVRDVVGSAFQSAGQRCSALRVLYLQEDVADTMLAMIRGGFEALRIGDPQSLATDVGPVIDAAARERLEAHIADCRAKGYPVTRLPLPAEAEHGCFVAPTMIEVPSIAALTDEHFGPVLHIARFRAGELPQVVADINATGFGLTLGLHSRIAETRRYVQAHARVGNFYVNRNQIGAVVESQPFGGEGLSGTGPKAGGPHYLARFATERVTCIDTTAAGGNASLLAAG from the coding sequence ATGGCCGACTTTTCGCCCGCTCCCGCAATTGACCGCACCGACCTCAGCCGCGCCTATCGTCAGGATGAGGAAGCCTGCATCGCCGAGCGGCTGGAGCAGGCGGCGCCTGCCGCGAAGGTGCACCCGCAGGCAGCGGCGCTGGCGGTGCAACTGATCGAAGGCGCGCGCGGCAAGAAGGCTTCCGGGATCGATGCGTTCCTGCAGCAATATGGCCTCGATACCGAAGAGGGCATCGCGCTGATGTGCCTTGCCGAAGCGCTGCTGCGCGTGCCCGATGCGGCGACGGCGGATGCGCTCATCAAGGACAAGATCGGCCAGATCGACTGGGGCGAGCATCTGGGCGAGAGCAGTTCCACCTTCGTCAACGCGGCGACCTTCTCGCTGATGCTGACGGGCGAAGTGCTCGATCCGCCAGATGCGCGGCAGAAGGGGCTGGGGAGCGCCTTCAAGCGCGCGATGAACCGGCTGGGCGAGCCGGTGATCCGCACCGCGACGGGCCAGGCGATGAAGATTTTGGGCGGCCAGTTCGTCTTTGGCCGCACCATCGACGAGGCGCTCAAGCGCGCGGCGCCCGAGCGGGCGCGCGGGATCACGCACAGCTTCGATATGCTGGGCGAGGCGGCGATGACTTTCGATGATGCCGAGAAATACCGCCTCGCCTATGAAAGCGCGCTGGCGCGGCTGGCGCGTGAAGCGGGCGCGGGTGTGGCCGGATCGCCGGGGATTTCGGTGAAGCTTTCGGCGCTCCATCCCAAATACAATTTCTTCCACGCCGATGCGGCCAAGGCGGCGATGGTCCCGGTGATCCGCGATCTCGCCATCAAGGCGCGCGATGCCGACATCCACTTCACCATCGATGCCGAGGAAGCCGAGCGGCTCGAACTCAGCATGGACATCATTGAGGAACTGGTCGCCGACGACGATCTGTTCCGCCGCGCGGATGGCTCGCGGTGGGAGGGCTTCGGCCTTGCTATCCAGGCCTACCAGAAGCGCGGGATCTGGGTGTGCGACTGGGCAGGCAAGCTCGCGCGGCGGCATGGGCGCAAGCTGTTCGTGCGGCTGGTCAAGGGCGCCTATTGGGACAGCGAGGTGAAGCTCGCGCAGGTGGGCGGCTATACCGACTACCCGGTGTTCACCCGCAAGGTCGCGACCGATGTCAGCTACCTCGCCTGTGCTGCGCGGTTGTTCGAGCATTCGGACGTGATCCGCCCGGCTTTCGCGACCCACAACGCCTATACCATTGGTGCGATCAAGCATCTCGCCGCCGGGAAACCCTTCGAGTTCCAGCGCCTGCACGGCATGGGCGAGGAAGTCTACGATGCGCTCCACGCGCTCGAGGGTAACCAGCGCACGCCGGTGCGGATTTACGCGCCGGTGGGGGGGCACAAGGAGCTGCTCGCCTATCTGGTGCGCCGCCTGCTCGAAAACGGGGCCAATACCAGCTTTGTGAACCGCATGGGCGATGCCGATATTCCGGCCACAGAGCTGGTCGGCGATCCGGTGGCGGAACTTGCGGCGATGAACCCGCGCCGCAATCCCGCGATCCCGCTGCCTGCGGCGATCTTCGGCAAGCGCCAGAACAGCGCCGGGATCGACCTTTCCGATCCGCTGGTGCGCGGGCCGCTGATGGAGCGGCTGGCTGCGCTCGCCAAGACCACGTGGAGCGCGCAGCCGACCTTCGCGCTGGCCGATGCTGGCCCGGTGACCACGATCACCGCGCCGCAAGACCGCAACCACACGGTCGGCACGGCGCGCGCGGCGAGCCCGGCCGAGATCGACCACGCCTTTGGCGCTGCCGCCGCGATCCAGCCCGGCTGGGACGCGCTGGGCGGCGAGGCGCGCGCGCTGCTGCTGGAAAACGCCGCCGACCTGTTCGAAGCGCACACCGCCGAATTCCTCAGCCTGTGCCAGCGCGAGGCGGGCAAGACGCTGCTCGATTCGGTGCTCGAACTGCGCGAGGCGGTCGATTTCCTGCGCTATTACGCCGCCGAGGCGCGGCGGCAGTTCAGCGCGCCGATGATGCTGCCGGGGCCGACGGGGGAGGAGAACAGCCTCTCGCTCCATGGACGCGGGGTGTTCGTCACCATCGCGCCGTGGAACTTCCCGCTCGCGATCTTCATCGGCATGGCGGCGGCGGGGATCGCGGCGGGCAACGCCGTGCTCGTCAAGCCCGCACCGCAGACCCCGCTGATCGCCGCGCTGGCGGTGACGCTGTGCCATCAGGCCGGCATCCCGCCCGAAGTGCTCCAGCTGATCCCCGGCGGCAGCGAGGTGGGCGCAGGCCTGACCGCCGATCCCCGCTGCGCCGGGGTCGCCTTCACCGGATCGACCGCCACCGCCCGCGCCATCAACCGCGCGCTGGCGATGCGCGACGGCCCGATCGCCACCCTGATCGCCGAGACCGGCGGGCAGAACGCGATGATCGTTGACAGCTCGGCCCTGCCCGAACAGGTGGTGCGCGATGTCGTCGGCAGCGCCTTCCAGAGCGCCGGGCAACGCTGTTCGGCCTTGCGGGTGCTCTATCTGCAAGAGGACGTCGCCGATACCATGCTCGCCATGATCCGCGGCGGGTTCGAGGCGCTGCGCATCGGTGATCCGCAATCGCTCGCGACCGACGTCGGCCCGGTGATCGACGCGGCCGCGCGCGAACGGCTGGAGGCGCACATCGCCGATTGCCGCGCCAAGGGCTACCCCGTCACCCGCCTGCCGCTCCCCGCCGAGGCCGAGCACGGCTGCTTTGTCGCGCCGACGATGATCGAAGTCCCCTCGATCGCCGCGCTCACCGACGAGCATTTCGGCCCCGTCCTGCACATTGCGCGCTTCCGTGCGGGCGAGCTGCCGCAGGTGGTGGCGGACATCAACGCGACCGGTTTCGGCCTCACCCTCGGCCTCCACAGCCGCATCGCCGAGACCCGGCGCTATGTGCAGGCGCACGCCAGGGTCGGCAATTTCTACGTCAACCGCAACCAGATCGGCGCGGTGGTGGAAAGCCAGCCCTTTGGCGGCGAAGGCCTGTCGGGCACCGGGCCCAAGGCCGGCGGCCCGCATTACCTCGCCCGCTTCGCGACCGAGCGCGTCACCTGCATCGACACCACCGCAGCGGGCGGCAATGCCAGCCTGCTGGCGGCAGGGTAA
- a CDS encoding ArsR/SmtB family transcription factor → MKRSKSCLSSWRIIDMMSLADGSRYSVGKRPNGKIFHALADPTRCAVVERLCLGPASTTELAQPFKMALPSFTQHLKVLEDAGLVASQKEGRTRLYKLTPEPMYEAEDWMAAQRTLWEKRLDRLQVYVERLESS, encoded by the coding sequence ATGAAACGCTCAAAAAGCTGTCTGAGTTCGTGGAGGATCATTGATATGATGTCGCTTGCAGACGGCTCGCGATATTCTGTGGGGAAACGTCCAAACGGCAAGATTTTCCACGCTTTGGCTGACCCTACGCGTTGCGCAGTCGTGGAGCGGCTTTGCCTTGGACCGGCATCGACTACCGAACTGGCGCAACCGTTCAAAATGGCGCTCCCATCGTTCACGCAGCACCTTAAAGTTCTGGAGGATGCAGGCCTGGTAGCGTCACAAAAGGAGGGCCGTACGCGACTATACAAACTGACGCCGGAGCCGATGTACGAGGCCGAGGACTGGATGGCGGCCCAACGGACACTTTGGGAGAAGCGGCTAGATCGACTTCAGGTTTACGTCGAAAGGCTCGAAAGCTCCTAA
- a CDS encoding SRPBCC domain-containing protein yields the protein MTENTSYLSGELDREIVLSRVIEAPVERVYRAWVEPENMFKWFGPDGYKCDAPPQDEARVGTVRRFVMTGPDGQRWDSRMTFIEVVPNQRLVFDHGADTDDDPKRFRMTVTFDQQDDGKTVLTLRQLHPNKSQRDRGIGFGAVERGYETLKKLSEFVEDH from the coding sequence ATGACCGAGAATACGTCCTACCTGAGCGGTGAGCTTGACCGTGAGATCGTGCTAAGCCGCGTGATCGAAGCTCCGGTCGAGCGCGTCTACCGCGCTTGGGTCGAACCTGAAAACATGTTCAAGTGGTTTGGCCCCGATGGATACAAGTGCGATGCACCGCCACAAGATGAAGCGCGTGTTGGTACGGTTCGACGGTTTGTCATGACCGGACCCGATGGTCAGCGGTGGGATAGCCGGATGACATTTATTGAAGTGGTGCCAAATCAACGTCTGGTTTTCGATCACGGGGCTGACACCGATGACGATCCGAAGCGTTTCCGGATGACGGTCACATTTGATCAGCAAGACGACGGCAAAACGGTGCTGACATTAAGGCAGCTCCATCCGAACAAGTCGCAACGCGACAGAGGTATCGGCTTTGGCGCGGTAGAGCGAGGGTATGAAACGCTCAAAAAGCTGTCTGAGTTCGTGGAGGATCATTGA
- the dcd gene encoding dCTP deaminase, protein MAILSDKWIRAQALEHGMIEPFVEAQRRDGVISYGLSSYGYDARVAPEFKIFTNVDSSVVDPKQFDPKSFVDRETDVCIIPPNSFALARTVEYFRVPEDVLVICLGKSTYARCGIIVNVTPLEPGWEGHVTLEFSNTTPLPAKIYANEGACQFLFLQGNERCETSYKDRAGKYMGQRGVTLPRL, encoded by the coding sequence ATGGCGATTCTCTCCGACAAATGGATCCGCGCGCAGGCGCTCGAACATGGCATGATCGAGCCTTTCGTCGAGGCGCAGCGGCGCGATGGGGTGATCTCCTATGGCCTCTCGTCCTACGGCTATGACGCGCGGGTCGCGCCCGAGTTCAAGATTTTCACGAACGTCGATTCCTCGGTGGTCGATCCCAAGCAGTTCGATCCCAAAAGCTTCGTCGATCGCGAGACGGACGTCTGCATCATCCCGCCCAATTCCTTCGCGCTCGCCCGCACGGTCGAATATTTCCGCGTGCCGGAGGATGTGCTGGTGATCTGCCTTGGCAAGAGCACCTATGCGCGCTGCGGGATCATCGTGAACGTCACCCCGCTCGAGCCGGGCTGGGAGGGGCACGTGACGCTCGAATTTTCGAACACCACGCCGCTGCCCGCCAAGATCTACGCCAATGAAGGCGCGTGCCAGTTCCTGTTCCTTCAGGGCAATGAACGCTGCGAGACGAGCTACAAGGACCGCGCAGGCAAATACATGGGCCAGCGCGGGGTGACGCTGCCGCGGCTTTAG
- a CDS encoding saccharopine dehydrogenase family protein, protein MSTREFDIIVYGATGYTGRLVAEYLAHHYGSRADGPKWAMAGRSLAKLEEVRDLIGAPATTPLVVANADDDADLEAMCARTKVVLTTVGPYQLYGDKLVAACVKTGTDYADLCGEPAWMAAKIAEHQAAAEASGARICFSSGFDSIPFDLGVMMTQKACVERFGKPAPRIRGRVRAMQGTFSGGTAASLGATMKAAAKDLSVIAALRNPFALTPGFEGPDQPSGMIPSYEDDLGKWSAPFVMAPINTKNVHRTNFLLGHPYGTDFQYDEMMLTSPGEAGKAAANAALEFMKNPFGAKPPKPGEGPSKEERENGFYDVVFVADMPGGERLQYGVKGRYDPGYGSTSRMLSETGIALLACDKPGGIGTPGAFLGEDLVKRLEEHAELTFAVED, encoded by the coding sequence ATGAGCACCCGCGAATTCGATATCATCGTTTATGGCGCCACGGGTTACACTGGGCGGCTGGTGGCGGAATATCTCGCCCACCATTACGGCAGCCGCGCAGATGGCCCGAAGTGGGCGATGGCCGGCCGCAGCCTTGCCAAGCTCGAGGAAGTCCGCGACCTCATCGGCGCGCCGGCCACCACGCCGCTGGTGGTCGCCAATGCCGATGACGATGCCGATCTCGAAGCCATGTGCGCGCGGACGAAGGTCGTTCTCACCACCGTCGGCCCCTACCAGCTCTATGGTGACAAGCTGGTCGCGGCCTGCGTGAAGACCGGCACCGACTATGCCGACCTGTGCGGCGAGCCTGCATGGATGGCGGCCAAGATCGCCGAGCATCAGGCCGCTGCCGAAGCGAGCGGCGCGCGCATCTGCTTTTCCTCCGGGTTCGATTCGATCCCCTTCGATCTCGGCGTGATGATGACCCAGAAGGCCTGCGTCGAACGCTTCGGCAAGCCTGCGCCGCGCATCCGTGGCCGCGTCCGCGCGATGCAGGGCACCTTCTCGGGCGGCACCGCGGCGAGCCTCGGCGCGACGATGAAGGCGGCGGCGAAGGACCTGTCGGTGATTGCCGCGCTGCGCAATCCCTTCGCGCTGACCCCGGGCTTCGAGGGGCCGGATCAGCCCTCGGGCATGATCCCTTCGTATGAGGACGATCTCGGCAAGTGGTCTGCGCCTTTCGTGATGGCGCCGATCAACACCAAGAACGTCCACCGCACCAACTTCCTGCTCGGCCACCCCTATGGCACCGACTTCCAGTATGACGAGATGATGCTGACCAGCCCCGGCGAGGCGGGCAAGGCGGCGGCCAATGCCGCGCTCGAATTCATGAAGAACCCGTTCGGCGCCAAGCCCCCCAAGCCCGGCGAGGGGCCGAGCAAGGAAGAGCGCGAGAACGGCTTCTACGATGTCGTCTTCGTCGCCGATATGCCCGGCGGCGAGCGGCTGCAATATGGGGTCAAGGGCCGCTACGATCCGGGTTATGGCTCGACCAGCCGGATGCTGAGCGAGACGGGGATTGCGCTGCTCGCCTGTGACAAGCCGGGCGGGATCGGCACGCCGGGGGCGTTCCTTGGCGAGGATCTGGTCAAGCGGCTCGAAGAGCACGCCGAACTGACCTTTGCGGTGGAAGACTGA